Below is a genomic region from Govania unica.
GATGCGAGATTGCAGGCCGTGTCGTCCAGGAACATATATTCCGAGCACGGGTTTGACGCGCGGATTTCGCCGCTGGCCGGGCAGGTGTGCCAGTCATTGATAGTCGAATGGAACTGCAGGCCGGGGTCAGCGCAGGCCCAGGCGGCATGGGCGATCTGGTCCCACAGATCACGTGCCTTCAGTGTCTTGAAGGTCTGGCCACCAAGGCGGCCTTTCAGCTCCCAGTCACCATCGTCATTGACGGCATCCATGAAGCCGTCGGTCAGGCGTACCGAATTGTTGGAATTCTGGCCCGAGACGGTCATATAGGCGTCCGAATCCCAGTCCGTGTTATAGGTCTGGAACTCCATGGACTTGAAGCCCTGGCGGGCGAACTGGATGACCCGCTGCACATAGTTTTCCGGGATCATGACCTTGCGTGCGGCCAGCACTTCGCTCTTCAGGGCTTTGTTGAGCTTGACGTTGAAGGCATCGTCCGGCTGCCCCCCGGCGTTGGATGTGAGGGCCGGGTCGTGACAGGCTTTCATGATGCGGTTCAGGTGCTGTTCGGTGATCTTCGAACCGGTGACGAGAGCCGCGACCTTTTGTTCCTCAAGCACCTTCCAGCCGATGAAGGACTCGACGTCCGGGTGATCGATATCAACCACCACCATCTTGGCGGCGCGGCGGGTGGTGCCGCCGGATTTGATAGCCCCCGCGGCGCGGTCGCCGATCTTGAGGAAGCTCATGAGGCCCGACGACTTGCCGCCGCCCGAAAGCTTTTCACCTTCTCCGCGCAGGTTGGAGAAATTGCTGCCGGTGCCCGATCCATATTTGAACAAGCGCGCTTCACGCACCCACAGGTCCATGATACCGCCGTCATTGACGAGATCGTCGCTCACGCCCTGAATGAAACAGGCATGGGGTTGCGGGCGTTCGTAAGCTGAATTGGATTTTTCAAGCTTGCCGGTTGCGGGGTCCACATAGAAATGTCCCTGGCTCGGGCCGTCGACGCCATAGGCCCAATGGAGGCCGGTGTTGAACCATTGCGGCGAATTCGGCGCGCACATCTGCGCCGCCAGCATATAGCGCAATTCGTCAAAGAAGGCGCGGGCGTCATCCTCGCTATCGTAATAGCCGCCTTTCCAACCCCAATAGGTCCAGGCCCCGGCCAGGCGATCGAACACTTGCTTGGCCGAAGCCTCGGAGCCATAGCGCTTGGCTTCGGCCAAGGCCTCAAGGGCAGTTTCATCGGCCACATGCCGCCACAGCCAGGACGGGACGGTATTTTCCTCGACCGATTTCAAAGCCATGGGAATGCCGGCCTTGCGGAAATATTTCTGCGCCAGAATATCGACCGCCACCTGGCTCCAGTCGGCTGGGATTTCTATATTCTCCAGCCGGAACACAACCGAACCATCAGGGTTGCGGATTTCACTCGTGGCGGTACGGAAGCTGAGGCTTTCGTAGGGTGACTGTCCGTCCCGAGTAAATCGACGCTCAATACGCATGAATGACTGTCCCTTTTGATCCAGGCCGGATGGATGCTGGCCGTGCATATAATGTGGGGACTGATTTTTGCGACTCACGGACCCTGCGCGCATGGCAGTCGTGATTGGATTTTCCGCTAAATCTAGACATTTCCCCTCTGTCAGGCACAAAGTCTGGGATGAGAGCCTGAGATTGGCAAGGACTTTTTATATATCTTGTTGATTGACAGCCTTGACCTACCACATGTCGTTATAGGCTTGAGTCGGCCATGAATTCCTCAGGGCCATAGGGCAAACAGGTCTGGACGGGCTCAGGCGTCAGTGGCATATTCTGCGCGAGCGCGCACCTCGGTCAGAGGTGCCTATTAATAGATGAAAACATCTATTTAACAGGCGGTTATAATGTCTTTCTTAAGTCATATGTTCACATGGTGGTCTGATTATACGATCGGCACAATGCTGTTTACCTGGCGCAAGGGTGAAACGGTTGGCACCGACGATCAGGGCAATCGCTATTATCGCGAGAAAAAAGGCGAGCGCCGTTGGGTGCTTTATAATGGCGAAGTCGAAGCCTCGCGCATTCCGCCGGAATGGCATGCCTGGCTGCATCACATGACCGATGCCCCGCCAAGCGAGCGGCCTTTGCCGACCAAGATCTGGGAAAAAGAGCATCTGCCGAATCTGACCGGCACTGCCGGAGCTTATTTTCCGCCCGGCAGCCTGAACGAAGGTGGCCAGCGCCGTCACGCCACGGGTGATTACGAAGCCTGGCAGCCGGAATAATCACAGTTAAGGGACAAGTCTCACATGAGCCGTCATAATCTTGTTGAAACCCTTATGGGGGCGGTGGTGCTTGTCGCAGCCGGAGGTTTTCTGGCATTTGCTTATAAAAACACCGAACTGCGCTCGATCGGCGGGTACGAATTGAATGCCCGCTTCGATCGAGTCGATGGCCTGCCTGTGGGCGCGGATGTGCGCATCAGTGGTATCAAGGTTGGCACGGTGGTCAGCCAGAGGCTCGACACCAACACCTATCAGGCGGTGGTGGGCA
It encodes:
- a CDS encoding NADH:ubiquinone oxidoreductase subunit NDUFA12 yields the protein MSFLSHMFTWWSDYTIGTMLFTWRKGETVGTDDQGNRYYREKKGERRWVLYNGEVEASRIPPEWHAWLHHMTDAPPSERPLPTKIWEKEHLPNLTGTAGAYFPPGSLNEGGQRRHATGDYEAWQPE
- the mlaD gene encoding outer membrane lipid asymmetry maintenance protein MlaD, giving the protein MSRHNLVETLMGAVVLVAAGGFLAFAYKNTELRSIGGYELNARFDRVDGLPVGADVRISGIKVGTVVSQRLDTNTYQAVVGMSIEKSVKLPEDSMAKIASSGLLGGNYLALSPGASDDMLKPGEEITETQGSVDLLTLLSKFASGSGSSSSDHKASSDHKE